In Falco naumanni isolate bFalNau1 chromosome 5, bFalNau1.pat, whole genome shotgun sequence, the following are encoded in one genomic region:
- the NDUFA12 gene encoding NADH dehydrogenase [ubiquinone] 1 alpha subcomplex subunit 12, protein MAEYVQLVKRALKHLGGHGGVRGALWQLLRVNDLKTGTLIGIDKYGNKYYEDKRNFFGRHRWVIYTNEMNGKNTFWEVDGSMVPPEWHRWLHSMTDDPPTTHPPVARKFIWENHKFNLSGTPEQYVPYSTTRKKIQEWIPPTTASK, encoded by the exons ATGGCGGAGTACGTGCAGCTGGTAAAGCGGGCGCTGAAGCACCTCGGCGGCCACGGCGGCGTGCGCGGCGCCCTATGGCAGCTGCTGAG AGTCAATGATTTGAAGACTGGTACGCTGATAGGAATTGACAAATACGGGAACAAATACTatgaagataaaagaaactTCTTTG gTCGACACAGATGGGTCATCTATACTAATGAAATGAATGGCAAAAATACCTTTTGGGAAGTTGATGGAAGTATGGTACCCCCTGAATG GCATCGCTGGCTTCACTCAATGACAGATGACCCTCCAACTACTCATCCACCAGTTGCTCGTAAATTTATCTGGGAGAACCATAAATTCAATCTGAGTGGCACTCCCGAACAGTATGTACCTTATTCTACTACTCGCAAGAAGATACAAGAGTGGATCCCACCTACAACAGCTAGcaaatag